One segment of Toxotes jaculatrix isolate fToxJac2 chromosome 8, fToxJac2.pri, whole genome shotgun sequence DNA contains the following:
- the rnf41l gene encoding RING finger protein 151, producing the protein MGYDLERFVGYVNEGLLCCVCRDVLERPLQAPCEHAYCSACISSWLVHHHSCPEDRLPLDVGSLKPLYRYMRNDLNRLQIRCVNAGQGCEVVCSLESLHTHEDECEFAFISCTNTGCPVQVERRGLEAHLSECNFRSRECPNGCGHTLLSTDQSQHNCVAELRTEVEMLRAEMLCKVEEVRREMESRLDSQRRHMVQKESQLKNEVEELKGQLSRVMCDMRALLGAERLRRQELAEAELEKRELLELLKDLQPTRSQHPIEQAARDEQYVSGWELHTKPAGHQQREASLLASSLSLHSAQAINASGSPPSPQMGEGARKGGTRSLTLDCIKRKSREVTVI; encoded by the exons ATGGGCTATGATCTTGAGAGGTTTGTGGGCTATGTGAATGAGggtctgctgtgctgtgtgtgtcgaGACGTGTTGGAGCGTCCCCTCCAGGCGCCCTGTGAACATGCCTACTGCAGCGCATGCATCAGCAGCTGGCTTGTCCATCACCACTCCTGTCCCGAGGACAGACTGCCGCTGGATGTGGGCAGTCTCAAACCACTGTACAg GTACATGCGGAATGACCTGAACCGTCTGCAGATCCGCTGTGTGAACGCAGGGCAGGGATGTGAGGTGGTCTGCTCCCTGGAGAGCCTGCACACACATGAGGATGAGTGTGAATTTGCCTTCATATCCTGCACTAACACAG GCTGTCCTGTTCAGGTAGAGAGGCGGGGTTTGGAGGCCCACCTGTCAGAATGTAACTTCCGCAGCAGAGAGTGTCCCAACGGCTGCGGCCATACACTTCTCTCCACTGATCAGTCACAGCACAACTGTGTAGCAGAGCTGCGCACCGAAGTGGAGATGCTCAG GGCTGAGATGCTGTgcaaggtggaggaggtgagacGAGAGATGGAGTCTCGGCTGGACTCACAGAGGAGACACATGGTGCAGAAAGAGTCGCAGCTAAAGAACGAGGTGGAGGAGCTCAAG GGTCAGTTGTCCCGTGTGATGTGTGACATGCGAGCCCTGTTAGGAGCAGAGCGTCTGAGGAGGCAGGAGCTGGCAgaagcagagctggagaagaggGAACTATTGGAGCTCCTGAAAGATCTGCAGCCGACCAGGAGTCAGCATCCCATCGAACAAGCTGCCAGAGACGAGCAGTACGTGTCCGGGTGGGAGCTACACACCAAGCCAGCAGGacaccagcagagggaggcGTCCTTGCTTGCCTCCAGTCTATCTCTACACTCAGCTCAGGCTATAAATGCATCAGGTTCACCTCCATCACCACAGATGGGTGAGGGGGCGCGCAAGGGTGGTACCCGAA